Genomic window (Deinococcus cellulosilyticus NBRC 106333 = KACC 11606):
TTCACCGGGCAGATCAGGCCCTGTATCAGGCAAAAAGAGGAGGCCGCAACCAGGTGAAACTGGCCGGCGAGACCTCAGAGCTGATGGTTTCTGGATTGCAGGTTTAAGAAACAGGTGTGTCAATTCATCAGCTGGTAGGTCTCTGCCAGCGATTCCACACACATGCCCACCAGAAAGGGATTTCCGCGCACTTCCTCAATGCTGAGGGTGTCCAGGACCTCACGGATTTTGCGAATGCAGGCCCGGCGAAAACGAAAAGGGGTGTTCACCTGAAGGGGAGAGGGTGGGGGCAGGGCAGCGTCTCCACTGATCTGGCTGAGCATCCGGTGGGCGGCTGCCACCTGTTCCTGCACTTTAAGGTGGTGGTTCATGTCCCAGCCGTTTTGCAGGCCGTTCAGGGCAGTTTCCAGGCGGTGGATGGCCTGCTCGATGTGTTGTTGGGTGCTGTTCACGGGTTCTCTGGAAGTGGTCATGGTGTGGCCCATCCTTTTTGAGAGGGGCAATCGAAATGATGGCGTTGTTTTTATTTAAGCATACATTCAGTTTAAATTCACGAATTTCTTAAAAATCAAACCGGGTTAAAATTTAACATTTGCATTACATTTTGAAAACATCTGTGGTTTTCCATGATCCGCTGCATCCCCAGAATGAAAAAGAAAGCCCGCAGGCTTTCTGGAGGTCCACAAGGCTCAGGAAGGTTGAACCGAAGAACATGCCCCCCCTGGGTCGATCTGGGAAATCATCGAGAGGGCTTCCTGCAAACAGCGTTCCCGTAAAGAGAGGGGTTCGAGCACCTGCACTTTGGAGCCCCAGGACAGCACCCAGGGCAGAATTTCTCTGGGAAAACCCTCGCTGTCCGTGCCGACCCGGATGGTGGCGATGCTGGACCCATCTGCAAACTCATGGGTGAGGGTCAGGTTGGGATGCCCTCCTTCCTGCAGGCGTCTGGTCGCTTCCGCGTCAAATCGCAATTTGACCTGGACGGGGGTTCCGCTGTGTGCTCCAATGACCCCCCAGGCACCAGAGAGGTATTCGCGCGGGTCAAAAGAGTCCGGGATGGTGTAGGTGGTGGGCTGCACCGTGGCATTCTGCATCCTGGAAAGCTTGAACGTGCGGACCTTCTGGTGGTATTTGCGTTCGTAACCAATCACGTAGGTGGCGAGGTTGGAACGGCTGACCTCCACAAAATACACTTCAAGTTCGTATTTCTGACGTCCAGGCCCTGAAGGGCTGTGATAATCAAACTGCACCACCCGGCCATGGAACCAGGCTCTGGCGATGGTTTCCAGGGTGCGCCCTTCATCAGGGACTGGGCTGGTGCGCTGTTTGAGGTTAAGTGTGCTGCGGTACAGGGTGCTTCTGACAGGCTCACTGAGTTTGGAGGCCAGTTTCTCCAGCACCCGCAGGTAGTGGTGGTTGGGCGAGGTGGCGTGATGGTAAAGCATCCGCACGGCATTGTGGGTGATGAGTGCCTCCACCTCATTGAGTTGTTCAGCGTTGCTGGGCAGGGAGTAGGTGTAGATTCCGGAAATGTTCTTGCCCTGCCTGAGTCCGATCTGCAGGTCCTGAAGGTCACGCAGACAACGCTGCACGCTTCTCTGGGAGATGTTGAGACGCTGGGACAGTTCCTTTGAAGTGCAGGGCCGATCTCTGAGCATCTCGATGATTTCGTAGAGTTTGCGGGCCTTTTTGTGGTGTGCGTTGTCACTGTCGAACATGAGTGAGCCTCCTGCAGACAGGGTAGGCAGGAGGCGTCACCACTTGGTCGATAATTTGATGAAGTGTCCATTGAACTCAATTAACTTGAGTTCAGACCACTCAAGAGTGTGCTTGCTGTGATCTGCAAGCAGCCTACATGGAAAAACCCCCAGGGGCCATTGGGGGTTTTCCTGTAGAAGTGTCGCGTCTGCCTGAACCTCAGCCTCCGGAAGTGATCTTGGGTGGGTCTCCTTCGGCATGGGCCACCGGAGCCACCGTGGCAACAGTCAGCAGGGAAAGCAGACAAATCAGGCTGACTTTGCGAAGAGAGAGGGCTTTGAAGTGCATTGCGGTTTTGGGGGTATGCATGTTCTTTTGCATGCCCACATGTTTGAATTTGAGTGCGACAAATCACGTCGTTTGGAAATAATGAAATCGTCAACTCTTAAATGTCTTGACTGAGTTATATGTTATTTCAGAACTATAAATGAAAGTATTGAATTCGTTCACTGTGCATTTTTATTACAAAGCTTTCGCGACGCTTGTTGACGCAGCAGGAGAATACAGTGGGAGTTTTCCTGCCATCTGGGAGGCAATCCTGATGGATCTTCCCAGAGAAGTTTGCCAATCCTGAAGATTTTTTACGGAACAGAACTGCAG
Coding sequences:
- a CDS encoding helix-turn-helix transcriptional regulator, encoding MFDSDNAHHKKARKLYEIIEMLRDRPCTSKELSQRLNISQRSVQRCLRDLQDLQIGLRQGKNISGIYTYSLPSNAEQLNEVEALITHNAVRMLYHHATSPNHHYLRVLEKLASKLSEPVRSTLYRSTLNLKQRTSPVPDEGRTLETIARAWFHGRVVQFDYHSPSGPGRQKYELEVYFVEVSRSNLATYVIGYERKYHQKVRTFKLSRMQNATVQPTTYTIPDSFDPREYLSGAWGVIGAHSGTPVQVKLRFDAEATRRLQEGGHPNLTLTHEFADGSSIATIRVGTDSEGFPREILPWVLSWGSKVQVLEPLSLRERCLQEALSMISQIDPGGACSSVQPS